The Mauremys reevesii isolate NIE-2019 linkage group 1, ASM1616193v1, whole genome shotgun sequence genome segment acagtaTAGTCACTGGATCACCattgtccatatgtttgtttgACTTCCTCAAAGAATTCTCCTAGATTGGTGAgggatgatttccctttacaaaagccaggcTGACTCTTCCCCATCAAATcttgttcatctatatgtctgataattctgttctttactatcgtTTCAACCTGTTTGCCTGGTTCCGAAGTTAGGCTCACTGGGCTGTAAttcccaggatcacctctggagccttctcTAAAAATCGACATCACATTTgctatctgccagtcatctggtTTGGGggagatttaagtgataggtcacataccacagttagtagttctgcaatttgatattttagttccttcagaactcttgggtgaatctcATCTGGTcctgtgacttattactgtttaatttattagttTGTTCCAAAATTTCTTCTTCTGACACCTGGGACAgtccctcagatttgtcacctaaaaagaacagCTCAGTTATCCCAGAAGTCAGTGGGGAGTTCTccccctgacttcaatgggagcaggatcagactcaTAGGCTCTTTGGGGATGTCTACGCAGCGAGCGGCAGGTAGTCTCACAGCTCGGGTCGACAGCCGCAGGCTCGTGCTTCTCGGGGTACCACGTTaagaatagctgtgtagatgctgAGGCTCCAGCTCTGAAGCTGGTGGGCATGTTCCCCAATGTACTACATGCATCCAGGCTGAATACCCAGAATGTGCTGCTGAATGTACCAGGTACATCTTGCTACATGCAGCTTAACATGCCAGGTATTCCTAAGCTGAAAGCAAGTGCTCTGCAGCCAGATATACTAGGTACTTCACGGCAGAATGCACACCAGGTAGGATACTTGTAACCAAGTGGGGTTCATTACTCGGGACTTGTAATGACATTCTAAAAACTCTAAAtgattttgcacagaaaaatTTAAGGGTTTGTATGATTAGTGTTATTGCAACATGACTGATGAACTCAACAAAAAGTCAATACACTTCTTCCAGAGCTGAGATTGGCCCCATTGTATGTATTTAATTTACAGGTTCTCTTCATTCCATGTGTTATGTTTTATTGAAAGGAAAGAAATTGATGTGAGCCTCACAAAAGATGCCACAACCAGGTTCCAACAGCACAGGCATTGATCCTTCAGTGTTCTTCCTGACAGGCATCCCAGGGCTGGAAGCTCTGCacctctggatctccatccccttctgctcaGTGTTCACCGTGGCCCTTCTAGGAAACTGCATCCTCCTGTATGTTATCAAGACAGAGCCCTCACTACACAAgcccatgttctatttcctcACCATGCTGGCCGTGATCGACCTGGTTTTATCCACAACCACCATGCCGAAAatactgagcatcttctggtttaaTTCTAGGGAGATCAGCTTTAATGCCTGCCTGGTGCAGATGTTTTTCCTTCACTCGTTCTCTATCATGCAGTCTGCTGTGTTGCTGGCCATGGCCTTCGACAGGTACGTGGCCATCTGCAATCCCCTCTGGTACACCACCATCCTGACCAATTCAGTGATAGCAAAGATTGGGCTGGCGGCTTTGGCCCGGGCTGTTCTGCTAGTGATCCCTGGGCCCTTCCTCCTCAGGAAGCTGCCCTACTGCGGGTCCCACGTCATCTCCCATTGCTACTGTGAGCACATGGCCGTGGTCAATCTGGCCTGTGCCAACACCAGGTTCAGTAACTTGTATGGGATCATTGTAGCTCTCTTCATCGTGGGGCTGGATCTGATGTTCATCTCCCTATCATATGTCAAGATCCTAAGGGCTGTCTTAAGCCTGGCATCCAAGAAAGAGCAGCTCAAGGCTTTCAGCACCTGTGGCTCCCACCTTTGCGCCATCTTAGTGGTCTACACACCAGTGGTCCTCTCCTCAATAATTCACAGGTTCGGCCACCAAGTCGCCCCACATGTACACATCCTGATGGCCAATTTCTACCTCCTCTTTCCTCCCATGATGAACCCCATCGTGTACAGTGTGAAAACCAAACAGATTCGTGCCCGGGTGCTTCTCTTGGTCCGAGGGAAAAGCTCCTAGgctgagcaggtgggggctgctGAGTGATCAGGAAGCAGAGGATGCAGGAGAGGTTTTCTGAGTAATGTAGACAGCATTCCTGTGGCTTTGTGTATGCTGGGATGGGAACTCCATCTCTGACTCACAGGGAGCAATACACCGACCCCTACACGAGCTTAGCACTGCTGTCCAGAAGGTGATCTTGGCCATGACCTTGTCCTCACTTGGCCCCATGTGCTTAGCGATGGTAACAAAGATGAGTGTGAAGGATCCTTGCACCTTCTCTTGCTGTGCTGGAACATCTGAGCTTTATTACTGATACACCTGCACACAGCCACGGACGTGCCATCGATTCCCatcactccaaaaatccacaaccTGGAACACTTATATCCTGCATACAGTGAGCAGGGCGATCTTGCTGAATATCTGACTACCTTTGCAAGGCTTTGTGTAATATATGAAATCCCTCATGATAAGAGAGTTCCTACCCTGATTGCGAAATTAACTGGTAAAGCTCGAAATGTATTCAATGGAATGCCTATTCAAGATGCTTTAGATACAGTTTTATGAAGTTTCCAGAATGCCCCCAAAACATATAGAATTAAATTTAGGAATCTTAAGAGGGATGAGTAATGGGGAATatgtaaacaaaatgaaagatttgttgGGAAAATGGGAGCAGGGTAAAGAGGTGGCATGTTTTGAAGGACTGCTTGATCTTGTTGCTCAAAAACATTTCTCGAGCAGATGTAAAGCCAAAATAAAGCAGTGTCTATGGGACAGAGATGTAAAGACTGTGGATGAGATGGCTTTTTTAGCTGATGCCTTCGAACaggctgaggagtatgctgaggGGAGGCCACAGAAAGAAAGAGGGGTTTGAAGCTGGTAGGAAGGGGCGATCACATTTTATCCCTAGCAAGAGGGAGGGTGGCTGGGAGGCTGGGTACTCACCTCCCCAGAATCATTCTTCTAACCCTCATCCCAAATCTTCTGTAAAAGCAGAAGAGCCCAAAAAGTGctatcagtgtaattccactgactcccctgaggaataaatgccctgtGCTAGGAGGAAGCAGGCAACCAATGGCTCATGTTAGTTCTTCTGTCCTCACACAGAAACCCCCCAAGCAATTGAAACCCCAAAAAGGGAGCTGAGTTTTTTGCGTATGTACAGTCGTGGGGTTGGGAGACCactccccaaagggccagccaatgTGCAGGATCTCCTACCTAAACTCCTATCTTGCCAGACCCTGAGGTACCAAAATCCCAGACACATGATTAAAATAAGAACCCAGGCAGAGGGGAACCctggagggaaagaaaagccagtgaCTGATTACATGGGAGAGAGCCAAAGAACACCATGAACGAAGCAACCTCAAACCAGACTGTCTGAACGGAGGGTGTGGTATCAAAAAGATATTTGTAAACACCCATCTgtgataaaaatgttggcattaaTGTTAAGTCGTGGGATAAGAATTTTGATACTGATGTTAAAAATTAAGGTAATGCTAATTCTCAGTTAATACCTGTAAACATATTTAAAGCTTATCACAGCAGAGAAGCCATAAAAAAATCTAGTTTGCTGTGtgtgaatggggaaactgaggcacaacgcATCATGGCCTTCATGGCTGGATGCCAAAAGAACTATAACACAAACTCCAAACTTCTGCgctggagcctgatcctgcaggagTTTGATATGGAAATTATACACATAAAGGGAAGGGAGAACCTGGTAGCAGACACCCTGTCCAGGAAAGAGGACCCTAGGCACACTGCCTTCGAACTAGTCAGTGACTAACCCTCTTGTTGTGAACTAAGCAGGgaggtgtgacactctgtacctcgggggaacatcCTGTACCCcgatgttcatccttataataattgtgtggtatccaatgcaaagtttgtcatgtcgggtgtcttaggaaggctcatgatgcactgagcatagTTGTTATGgtgatgttataggttgtaatttcatgtatatagttatgaggctgaaaatgtgtcctcatggcttaaaacaaaccCAGgtaaaactctccaggagcagaggggcagttcacacctcatcagggcacgtatcggacaaacccagcccagcctcacaggaacaaaggacactggcttaggcatcaataaaggatctgttggactctcgagtgagtcaccccctttCCTTTGGTCcgtttgggactgtgatgaggtaatgctcacctgactctgaagggggggagaaaccaagagggaagaaagaacatgataaaagggagagacgtttgccggGCTCTTCCTCTCTTTCACCTCCATCTAcagccaccaccaccaagcaactgaagcgctgataagaacataagaacataagaacggccgtaccggttcagaccaaaggtccatctagcccagtatctgtctaccgacagtggccaatgccaggtgccccagagggagtgaacctaacaggcaatgatcaagtgatctctctcctgccatccatatccatcctctgacgaacagaggttagggacaccattcttacccatcctggctaatagccatttatggacttagccaccatgaatttatccagtccccttttaaacattgttatagtcctagccttcacaacctcctcaggtaaggagttccacaagttgactgtgtgctgcatgaagaagaacttccttttatttgttttaaacctgctgcctattaatttcatgtggtgacccctagttcttgtattatgggaataagtaaataacttttccttatccactttctcaacatcactcaagattttatatacctctatcatgtccccccttagtcttctctcttccaagctgaagagtcctagcctctttaatctttcctcatatgggaccttctctaaacccctaatcattttagttgcccttttctgaaccttttctagtgctagaatatcttttttgaggtgaggagaccgcatttgtacacagtattcgagatgtgggcgtaccatggatttatataagggcaataagatattgtcagtcttattctctatcccctttttaatgattcctaacatcctgtttgcttttttgaccgcctctgcccactgcgtggacatctttagagaactatccacgatgacgccaagatctttttcctgactcgttgtagctaaattagcccccatcatgttgtatgtatagttggggttattttttccaatgtgcattactttacatttatccacattaaatttcatttgccattttgttgcccaatcacttagttttgtgagatctttttgaagttcttcacaatctgctttggtcttaactatcttgagtagtttagtatcatctgcaaactttgccacctcactgtttacccctttctccagatcatttatgaataaattgaataggattggtcctaggactgacccttggggaacaccactagttacccctctccattctgagaatttaccattaattcctaccctttgttccctgtcctttaatcAGTTCTCGATCCacgaaaggaccttcccttttatcccatgacagcttaatttacgtaagagcctttggtgagggaccttgtcaaaggctttctggaaatctaagtacactatgtccacaggatcccccttgtccacatgtttgttgaccccttcaaagaactctaatagattagtaagacacagtttccctttacagaaaccatgttgactattgctcagcagtttatgtttttctatgtgtctgacaattttattttttgctattgtttcaactaatttgcccggtaccgacgttagacttactggtctgtaattgccgggatcaccccagagccctttttaaatattggccttacattagctaacttccagtcattgggtaccgaagccgatttaaaggacaggttacaaaccttagttaatagttccgcaacttcacatttgagttctttcagaactcttggctgaatgccatctggtccggtgacttgttaatgttgagtttatcaattaattccaaaacctcctctagtgacacttcaatctgtgacagttcctcagatttgtcacctacaaaagccagctcaggtttgggaatc includes the following:
- the LOC120400864 gene encoding olfactory receptor 52K1-like, coding for MPQPGSNSTGIDPSVFFLTGIPGLEALHLWISIPFCSVFTVALLGNCILLYVIKTEPSLHKPMFYFLTMLAVIDLVLSTTTMPKILSIFWFNSREISFNACLVQMFFLHSFSIMQSAVLLAMAFDRYVAICNPLWYTTILTNSVIAKIGLAALARAVLLVIPGPFLLRKLPYCGSHVISHCYCEHMAVVNLACANTRFSNLYGIIVALFIVGLDLMFISLSYVKILRAVLSLASKKEQLKAFSTCGSHLCAILVVYTPVVLSSIIHRFGHQVAPHVHILMANFYLLFPPMMNPIVYSVKTKQIRARVLLLVRGKSS